A DNA window from Lagenorhynchus albirostris chromosome 5, mLagAlb1.1, whole genome shotgun sequence contains the following coding sequences:
- the DNAJC28 gene encoding dnaJ homolog subfamily C member 28: MNTVYVMMAQILRSHLINASVIPNRMKMGPYLGVIRTRMMSTHKSKKNMREYYRLLNLDEGCSADDVRESFHKLAKQYHPDGGSNTADSATFIRIEEAYRKVLSHVIEQTNARQSKVEETEEEEKKFKYNTPQHRHYLSFEGIGFGTPSQREKQYRQFRADRATEQVMEYQKQKLQSQYFTNSITVKDVRHSKEQKITQAIERLVEDLIQESMAKGDFDNLSGKGKPLKKFSGCSYIDPMTHNLNRILIDNGYQPEWILMQKEIKDTIDQLREAILVSRKKLGNPMTPTEQKQWNQVCEQFQENIKKLNKRINDFNLIVPLLTRQKVHFDAQKEIARAQEIYETLIKTQEVTDKNPNNFDQGEGEKTPGVKTGFFNWMNVWQFIKT, from the coding sequence ATGAACACAGTGTATGTGATGATGGCTCAAATCTTAAGATCTCATCTGATAAATGCTTCAGTGATTCCTAATCGAATGAAAATGGGTCCATATCTTGGTGTCATTAGAACTAGAATGATGTCAACTCATAAATCCAAAAAGAATATGAGAGAATATTATAGGCTGCTGAATCTGGATGAAGGATGCTCTGCAGATGACGTCAGGGAATCTTTTCATAAGCTTGCCAAGCAATACCATCCAGATGGTGGCTCTAATACTGCTGATTCTGCAACATTTATAAGGATCGAAGAAGCTTATAGGAAGGTGCTTTCCCACGTGATAGAACAAACAAATGCCAGGCAGAGTAAagttgaagaaacagaagaagaagaaaaaaaattcaaatataacacACCCCAACACCGGCATTATTTAAGTTTTGAGGGTATTGGTTTTGGGACTCCAAGTCAACGAGAGAAGCAGTATAGGCAATTTAGAGCAGACCGTGCAACTGAGCAAGTGATGGAATACCAAAAGCAGAAACTGCAAAGCCAGTATTTCACCAATAGTATAACTGTTAAAGACGTAAGACACAGTAAGGAACAAAAGATAACTCAAGCAATAGAACGTTTGGTGGAGGATCTCATTCAGGAATCAATGGCAAAAGGAGACTTTGACAATCTCAGTGGGAAAGGAAAACCTCTAAAAAAATTTTCTGGCTGTTCATATATTGATCCCATGACTCACAACCTGAACAGAATATTGATAGATAATGGATACCAACCAGAATGGATCCTAatgcaaaaggaaataaaggatacTATTGATCAACTCAGAGAGGCAATTTTAGTGTCAAGGAAAAAACTTGGGAATCCAATGACACCAACTGAACAGAAACAGTGGAACCAAGTTTGTGAGCAGTTTCAAGAAAAcatcaaaaaactaaacaagCGAATTAATGACTTTAATTTAATTGTTCCCCTTCTGACCAGGCAAAAAGTCCATTTTGATGCACAGAAAGAAATTGCCAGAGCCCAGGAAATATATGAGACGCTTATAAAAACACAAGAAGTCACAGATAAAAACCCAAATAACTTTGatcagggagaaggagagaaaacacCTGGAGTCAAGACAGGTTTCTTTAACTGGATGAATGTGTGGCAATTTATTAAAACATGA